A single region of the Eublepharis macularius isolate TG4126 chromosome 14, MPM_Emac_v1.0, whole genome shotgun sequence genome encodes:
- the LOC129342665 gene encoding small serum protein 5-like: MKVLPILTVLCITLALCHGACLVAPPQLTIKDGKIVDPDGCVDPFDGSKHPFQSEWNTENCHICYCDSKGEVQCCSRYGSIAVAEGCKAVVDPETCTYKFYKADDPSTPCPGF; this comes from the exons ATG AAAGTTCTTCCAATCCTGACCGTCTTATGCATTACCCTGGCCTTGTGCCATGGAGCTTGTTTAGTGGCACCACCCCAACTAACCATAAAAGATG GTAAAATTGTGGATCCAGACGGCTGTGTTGATCCTTTTGATGGGAGTAAACATCCTTTTCAATCTGAGTGGAACACAGAAAACTGTCATATTTGTTACTGCGATAGTAAAGGAGAAGTACAATGCTGTTCCAG ATATGGCAGTATCGCAGTGGCTGAAGGATGCAAAGCAGTTGTCGACCCAGAAACATGCACATACAAATTCTATAAGGCTGATGACCCTTCAACACCATGCCCAGGGTTTTAA